The proteins below are encoded in one region of Amycolatopsis magusensis:
- a CDS encoding regulatory protein RecX gives MNPEELPPEERAKKAKEVCFDLLAARPRTKEELRQALRRKGFDEDTSETILGKLDNAGLIDDAAFAEVWVRSRHNNQGLARHALVAELKRKGVDAEIAVQAAGEVDREAEEQKARELVRKRLRSLGNVDEQTAIRRLLGTLARKGYSQGLAYTVIREELREFGAEATLLDNAVPD, from the coding sequence GTGAACCCCGAGGAGCTGCCGCCGGAGGAGCGGGCCAAGAAGGCCAAAGAGGTCTGCTTCGACCTGCTCGCGGCGCGGCCCCGCACCAAGGAGGAACTGCGGCAGGCGTTGCGCCGCAAGGGTTTCGACGAGGACACGAGCGAGACCATCCTCGGCAAGCTGGACAACGCCGGCCTGATCGACGATGCCGCCTTCGCCGAGGTGTGGGTGCGGTCACGGCACAACAACCAGGGCCTGGCCCGCCACGCACTGGTCGCCGAATTGAAGCGCAAAGGCGTGGACGCCGAGATCGCCGTCCAGGCGGCAGGCGAGGTCGACCGCGAAGCCGAAGAACAGAAGGCACGGGAGCTGGTGCGCAAACGCCTGCGCTCCCTGGGAAACGTCGACGAACAAACCGCCATTCGCCGCCTGCTCGGCACCCTGGCGCGCAAGGGCTATTCCCAAGGCCTCGCCTACACCGTCATCCGCGAAGAACTCCGCGAATTCGGCGCCGAAGCCACCCTCCTGGACAACGCCGTCCCGGACTAA
- the edd gene encoding phosphogluconate dehydratase, whose amino-acid sequence MSPTPLHPVIAEVTERIVARSAESRAAYLERTAAAHAEGPARRGLACSNLAHGFAGITGGDKEALRAVRKPGVAIVSSYNDMLSAHQPLHEYPDWLKVSVREAGGVAQFAGGVPAMCDGITQGRAGMELSLFSREVIAMATGVALSHEMFDSALLLGVCDKIVPGLLIGALSFGHLPSILVPAGPMTSGLPNKEKARVRQLYAEGLASREDLLEAEAASYHSPGTCTFYGTANSNQMVVEVMGLHLPGATFVHPGTPLRQALTEEAGRRAVAISRGAEYAPLSQVIDEKAIVNGVVSLLATGGSTNHTLHLPAIAAAAGIQLTWDDFSELSAVVPLLARVYPNGSADINHFHAAGGIQFLIGTLLDAGLLHEDVRTVAGPGLNRYRQEPVLLDGTLTWRDTSGHSLDEEVLRPASRPFSADGGLRMVAGNLGRAVIKVSAVAPEHRVVEAPARVFTTQEQFSAAFQAGELERDVVVVIRNQGPMANGMPELHGLTPALGVLMDRGFQVALVTDGRMSGASGKIPAAIQLTPEAAAGGPLSRIADGDVVRLDAETGLLEVQVSAAELDGRPLVDGPPDEASWTGTGRELFGALRRAVGPADQGASVFGGYTPGHFGAGMTKEVVA is encoded by the coding sequence ATGAGCCCCACCCCCTTACATCCCGTCATCGCCGAAGTGACCGAGCGCATCGTGGCTCGCAGTGCCGAGAGCCGCGCCGCCTACCTCGAACGCACCGCCGCCGCCCACGCCGAAGGCCCCGCCCGGCGCGGCCTCGCGTGCAGCAACCTCGCCCACGGTTTCGCCGGGATCACCGGCGGCGACAAGGAAGCGCTGCGGGCCGTGCGCAAGCCCGGCGTGGCGATCGTGTCCTCCTACAACGACATGCTTTCGGCGCACCAGCCGCTGCACGAGTACCCGGACTGGCTCAAGGTGTCCGTGCGCGAAGCGGGCGGGGTCGCCCAGTTCGCCGGTGGCGTGCCCGCCATGTGCGACGGCATCACCCAGGGTCGCGCGGGCATGGAGTTGTCGCTGTTCAGCCGCGAGGTGATCGCGATGGCCACCGGGGTCGCGCTGTCGCACGAGATGTTCGACAGCGCCCTGCTGCTCGGGGTGTGCGACAAGATCGTGCCGGGCCTGCTCATCGGTGCGCTGTCCTTCGGCCACCTGCCGTCGATCCTGGTGCCCGCCGGGCCGATGACCTCGGGCCTGCCCAACAAGGAGAAGGCCCGCGTCCGGCAGCTCTACGCGGAGGGCCTGGCGTCCCGTGAAGACCTGCTCGAGGCGGAAGCCGCGTCGTACCACTCCCCCGGCACGTGCACCTTCTACGGCACGGCCAACTCGAACCAGATGGTCGTCGAGGTGATGGGACTGCACCTGCCGGGCGCGACGTTCGTGCACCCGGGCACCCCGCTGCGGCAGGCGCTGACCGAGGAAGCGGGGCGGCGGGCCGTCGCGATCTCGCGTGGTGCCGAGTACGCGCCGCTGAGCCAGGTCATCGACGAGAAGGCCATCGTGAACGGCGTGGTGTCGCTGCTGGCCACCGGCGGTTCGACCAACCACACGCTGCACCTGCCCGCCATCGCCGCGGCCGCGGGCATCCAGCTCACCTGGGACGACTTCTCGGAGCTGTCGGCCGTGGTCCCGCTGCTGGCGCGCGTGTACCCGAACGGCAGCGCGGACATCAACCACTTCCACGCCGCGGGCGGCATCCAGTTCCTGATCGGCACCCTGCTCGACGCCGGGCTGCTGCACGAGGACGTGCGGACCGTCGCCGGGCCGGGCCTGAACCGGTACCGCCAGGAACCGGTGCTGCTCGACGGCACGCTGACCTGGCGCGACACCTCGGGGCACAGCCTCGACGAAGAGGTGCTGCGACCGGCTTCGCGCCCGTTCTCCGCCGACGGCGGCCTGCGCATGGTCGCGGGCAACCTGGGGCGCGCGGTGATCAAGGTGTCCGCGGTGGCACCGGAACACCGGGTGGTCGAGGCACCGGCGCGGGTGTTCACCACGCAGGAGCAGTTCTCGGCGGCGTTCCAGGCCGGTGAGCTGGAGCGCGACGTGGTCGTGGTGATCCGGAACCAGGGCCCGATGGCGAACGGCATGCCGGAGCTGCACGGGCTGACGCCCGCGCTGGGCGTGCTGATGGACCGGGGTTTCCAGGTGGCGCTGGTCACCGACGGCCGGATGTCCGGGGCGTCGGGCAAGATCCCGGCGGCCATCCAGCTGACCCCGGAAGCCGCCGCGGGCGGCCCGCTGTCCCGGATCGCCGACGGCGACGTGGTGCGCCTCGACGCCGAGACCGGGCTGCTGGAGGTGCAGGTGAGCGCCGCCGAACTGGACGGGCGGCCCTTGGTGGACGGTCCACCCGATGAGGCATCCTGGACCGGCACCGGGCGTGAGCTGTTCGGCGCGCTGCGCCGGGCGGTCGGCCCCGCCGACCAGGGCGCCAGCGTGTTCGGCGGGTACACGCCGGGGCACTTCGGTGCCGGGATGACGAAAGAGGTAGTGGCGTGA
- a CDS encoding Hsp70 family protein, which yields MRILSVDLGTSNTVAVLSAHGRAPRVVEVDGSANMPSAVFAGEDGTLMVGRDAERRARLDPTRFEPNPKRRVDEQTLLLGNDIVPVSEALAAILRRVLDETSRQLGGEQPDEVRLTHPAQWGPVRRNVLLSAARLAGMGTNLSLVPEPVAAAAHFASFPGKTLAPGQALAVYDLGAGTFDVAVVGATQNGFTVLAEDGLPDLGGLDVDQALLVHVGREVSHKDPQRWQRLLRPESTPDRRTRRALQEDVKAAKEALSRHPQTEVPMPEPFADVLVTRSELEALVRPAMLRSVELLSRTVRSAGLSPDRLVGIYLVGGSSRLPLVGSMIAEKLGVVPASLDQPETAVALGAHHVARDGISMRTQHVEGHLAANGTGTHTVTPGLPGPPPQQQQPVPARPGPYQQQGAHAAPNFPSNFPPSGPQQALGGQQQHAPSNFPTYSLAGQGDSGGAAAAKKKKQLIIGVSAAVAVVVLAAAAFFFWPSGSATTYTAQECAQPGQADGADGLTGCMRQLAGRVADNGQCSPGIRGAAAPPDVAALGVAVTCSAPGRAGTQINYVHAKDADLVKQHTDSLLNTAGGGDSDKVEADWKGNGLQGRYTSAASPATSVLVFTVSDRPLVGFIYQVNDQGQANPPGPSELADYFEQQVQPGE from the coding sequence GTGCGGATCCTGTCGGTGGACCTCGGGACCTCGAACACGGTGGCCGTGCTGTCCGCGCACGGGCGCGCGCCGCGCGTGGTCGAGGTGGACGGCTCGGCGAACATGCCGTCGGCGGTCTTCGCCGGGGAGGACGGCACGCTGATGGTCGGCCGGGACGCCGAACGCCGCGCCCGCCTGGACCCGACCCGCTTCGAGCCCAACCCCAAGCGCCGCGTGGACGAGCAGACCCTGTTGCTGGGCAACGACATCGTGCCGGTCAGCGAGGCGCTGGCGGCGATCCTGCGCCGCGTGCTCGACGAGACCTCCCGCCAGCTCGGCGGCGAACAGCCCGACGAGGTCCGGCTCACCCACCCCGCGCAGTGGGGCCCGGTCCGCCGCAACGTGCTGCTCTCCGCCGCGCGGCTGGCCGGGATGGGCACGAACCTGTCGCTGGTGCCCGAGCCGGTGGCCGCGGCCGCGCACTTCGCCTCCTTCCCCGGCAAGACGCTGGCCCCCGGCCAGGCGCTCGCCGTCTACGACCTGGGGGCGGGCACCTTCGACGTGGCCGTGGTCGGCGCCACCCAGAACGGGTTCACCGTGCTCGCCGAGGACGGCCTGCCCGACCTGGGCGGCCTCGACGTGGACCAGGCGCTGCTGGTGCACGTCGGCCGTGAGGTCTCCCATAAGGATCCCCAGCGCTGGCAACGGCTGCTGCGACCGGAGTCCACTCCGGACCGGCGCACCCGGCGCGCGCTGCAGGAGGACGTGAAGGCGGCCAAGGAGGCGCTCTCGCGGCACCCGCAGACCGAGGTGCCGATGCCCGAGCCCTTCGCCGACGTGCTGGTCACCCGCTCCGAACTGGAGGCGCTGGTCCGGCCGGCCATGCTGCGCAGCGTCGAACTGCTCTCGCGGACCGTGCGCTCGGCCGGGCTGTCGCCGGACCGCCTGGTCGGCATCTACCTGGTCGGCGGCTCCTCGCGGCTGCCGCTGGTCGGCAGCATGATCGCGGAGAAGCTGGGCGTGGTCCCGGCGAGCCTGGACCAGCCGGAGACCGCGGTCGCGCTCGGTGCCCACCACGTCGCCCGCGACGGCATCAGCATGCGCACGCAGCACGTCGAAGGCCACCTGGCGGCCAACGGCACCGGTACGCACACCGTGACGCCGGGGCTGCCGGGTCCGCCGCCGCAGCAACAGCAGCCCGTGCCCGCGAGGCCGGGGCCCTACCAGCAGCAGGGCGCCCACGCCGCGCCGAACTTCCCGTCGAACTTCCCGCCCAGCGGCCCGCAGCAGGCCCTCGGCGGCCAGCAGCAGCACGCGCCGTCGAACTTCCCGACCTACTCGCTCGCCGGGCAGGGCGACAGCGGTGGCGCGGCGGCGGCCAAGAAGAAGAAACAGCTGATCATCGGCGTCTCCGCGGCGGTGGCCGTGGTGGTGCTCGCCGCGGCGGCCTTCTTCTTCTGGCCATCGGGTTCGGCGACCACCTACACCGCGCAGGAGTGCGCGCAGCCGGGCCAGGCGGACGGCGCGGACGGGCTCACCGGGTGCATGCGGCAGCTCGCCGGGCGCGTGGCCGACAACGGGCAGTGCTCACCCGGTATCCGCGGCGCGGCGGCCCCGCCGGACGTGGCCGCGCTCGGCGTCGCGGTCACCTGCTCGGCGCCGGGCCGCGCGGGCACCCAGATCAACTACGTCCACGCCAAGGACGCCGACCTGGTCAAGCAGCACACCGACTCGCTGCTGAACACCGCGGGCGGCGGCGACAGCGACAAGGTCGAGGCGGACTGGAAGGGCAACGGCCTGCAGGGGCGCTACACCTCGGCCGCCAGCCCGGCCACCTCGGTGCTGGTCTTCACCGTCAGCGACCGGCCGCTGGTCGGCTTCATCTACCAGGTCAACGACCAGGGCCAGGCGAACCCGCCGGGGCCGTCGGAACTGGCGGACTACTTCGAGCAGCAGGTTCAGCCGGGCGAGTGA
- a CDS encoding toll/interleukin-1 receptor domain-containing protein, producing MNQGKDGDELTMRHVAVDNDVSVFVSYAHKDDESSHGRVKKLAEGIADTYASLTGLTVGIFFDTDSIRLGENWRDRIRAGLNNATVLLAFISPSYLRSRACREELASFFAFLPSQQGRKLVIPILLFPQERIERYFSSDDLWSEIQELQWKDASGLRSEEPGSPTWMLAIAQISERIEESLIEQEKIDTSSTLIATDSEGDYDDTEHTEGTLEKISRAEEELPRVNSLATAYGERLNTFNELIEGATIRLKKASSFGQRLALSKELATALKPLVDDSYDISDELRDAIQRTSPGIISIIRMVGSSGEATDPTAEDVQDFLRMIRSLANEALKAVANVEQMMHSIEGGKGMSSDLDKIWNRMNAGLLMFFESRSHYKSWLEELDRIAPDN from the coding sequence ATGAACCAAGGCAAAGACGGCGACGAGTTAACGATGCGACACGTGGCCGTCGACAACGATGTTTCAGTTTTTGTCTCATACGCACACAAAGACGATGAATCTTCGCACGGTCGAGTCAAGAAGCTAGCGGAGGGCATAGCTGACACGTACGCCAGCCTCACCGGATTGACCGTGGGAATCTTTTTCGACACCGACTCCATTCGATTGGGAGAAAATTGGCGCGACAGAATTCGCGCCGGACTCAATAATGCCACCGTCCTATTAGCTTTCATATCCCCGTCCTACCTGAGAAGTCGCGCCTGCCGCGAGGAACTTGCCAGCTTTTTTGCTTTTCTCCCCAGCCAGCAAGGGCGGAAGTTGGTGATTCCAATTCTACTGTTTCCGCAGGAGCGGATTGAGCGATATTTTTCCAGCGACGATCTATGGTCCGAGATCCAAGAGCTGCAGTGGAAAGATGCTTCCGGCCTTCGCAGCGAAGAGCCAGGATCTCCAACCTGGATGCTTGCGATAGCACAGATCTCCGAACGCATCGAAGAGTCGCTCATTGAACAGGAGAAAATCGACACTTCGAGCACCCTGATCGCGACCGACAGCGAAGGTGACTACGACGACACAGAACACACAGAAGGGACACTCGAAAAGATTAGCAGAGCCGAGGAGGAGCTACCTCGAGTCAACTCTCTAGCGACGGCATACGGAGAGAGGTTAAATACTTTCAATGAACTAATTGAAGGTGCGACGATACGTCTCAAGAAGGCTTCTTCATTTGGCCAACGATTAGCCCTGTCCAAGGAGCTTGCTACAGCACTGAAGCCTCTGGTCGACGACTCATATGATATCAGCGACGAACTACGCGACGCTATACAGCGCACCAGCCCTGGAATCATATCGATTATTAGGATGGTTGGCTCCAGCGGCGAAGCGACTGATCCAACCGCAGAGGACGTGCAAGACTTCCTTCGAATGATCAGAAGTCTAGCCAATGAGGCTCTTAAGGCTGTGGCCAATGTCGAACAGATGATGCACTCAATAGAAGGCGGGAAGGGGATGTCGAGTGACCTAGACAAGATTTGGAACCGAATGAACGCAGGATTACTCATGTTCTTCGAATCGCGGAGCCACTATAAGAGCTGGCTCGAAGAGCTGGATCGAATCGCGCCCGATAATTGA
- a CDS encoding DUF3046 domain-containing protein, whose amino-acid sequence MRITMFRRLMTDEFGAARAATLSKDHQFSGLGGRTVEQALAAGIPAKEIWQEVCAAFDVPAERR is encoded by the coding sequence ATGCGTATCACGATGTTCCGGCGGTTGATGACGGACGAGTTCGGCGCGGCCAGGGCGGCGACCCTGAGCAAGGATCACCAGTTCAGCGGGCTCGGCGGGCGGACGGTGGAGCAGGCGCTGGCCGCCGGGATCCCGGCCAAGGAGATCTGGCAGGAGGTCTGCGCGGCCTTCGACGTCCCCGCCGAACGCAGGTGA
- the eda gene encoding bifunctional 4-hydroxy-2-oxoglutarate aldolase/2-dehydro-3-deoxy-phosphogluconate aldolase, giving the protein MTTGLELLEASPVMPVVVVEDVADAVPVASALLAGGIGVIELTLRTPVALAAIERVAAEVPDILIGAGTVTTPGQAKQAADAGARFLVTPGTTDGVLDACFDTGLPFLPGAGTVSEAMRLAERGLQALKFFPAEASGGVDYLKSIAGPLPSLKFCPTGGITVASAPKYLALPNVGCIGGSWLTPKDAVVAKDFARIEQLAAEAARLR; this is encoded by the coding sequence GTGACCACCGGCTTGGAACTGCTCGAGGCATCCCCCGTGATGCCGGTCGTCGTGGTGGAGGACGTGGCCGACGCGGTGCCCGTCGCGTCGGCGCTGCTCGCCGGTGGCATCGGCGTCATCGAACTCACCCTGCGTACCCCGGTCGCGCTGGCGGCGATCGAACGGGTCGCCGCCGAGGTGCCGGACATCCTGATCGGCGCGGGCACGGTGACCACCCCTGGCCAGGCCAAACAGGCGGCGGACGCCGGTGCGCGGTTCCTGGTCACCCCGGGCACCACGGACGGGGTGCTGGACGCGTGCTTCGACACCGGCCTGCCGTTCCTGCCGGGCGCCGGCACCGTCTCCGAGGCGATGCGCCTGGCCGAGCGCGGGCTGCAGGCGCTGAAGTTCTTCCCGGCCGAGGCGAGTGGCGGGGTGGACTACCTGAAGTCGATCGCCGGGCCGCTGCCTTCGCTGAAGTTCTGCCCCACGGGCGGGATCACCGTCGCGTCGGCGCCGAAGTACCTGGCGCTGCCGAACGTCGGCTGCATCGGCGGCTCGTGGCTGACCCCGAAGGACGCCGTGGTGGCCAAGGACTTCGCCCGCATAGAGCAGCTGGCGGCGGAAGCCGCGCGGCTGCGCTAG
- the recA gene encoding recombinase RecA, which produces MPAAPDKDKALELALAQIDKQYGKGSVMRLGDEGRAPIAVIPTGAIALDIALGIGGLPRGRVVEIYGPESSGKTTVALHAVANAQRGGGIAAFIDAEHALDPEYAKALGVDTDALLVSQPDTGEQALEIADMLIRSGALDILVIDSVAALVPRAEIEGEMGDSHVGLQARLMSQALRKLTGALSNSGTTAVFINQLREKVGVMFGSPETTTGGKALKFYASVRLDVRRIETLKDGGEPVGNRTRVKVVKNKVAPPFKQAEFDILYGKGVSREGSLIDMGVDQGMVRKSGAWYTYEGDQLGQGKENARKFLLDNPDIANEIEKKIKEKLGIGAQLDAEDAVAPAPVDF; this is translated from the coding sequence ATGCCAGCAGCACCGGACAAGGACAAGGCTCTCGAGCTCGCCCTGGCCCAGATCGACAAGCAGTACGGCAAGGGCTCGGTGATGCGCCTCGGTGACGAGGGCCGCGCACCGATCGCGGTGATCCCGACCGGCGCCATCGCGCTGGACATCGCCCTCGGCATCGGCGGCCTGCCGCGCGGCCGTGTGGTGGAGATCTACGGCCCGGAATCCTCCGGTAAGACCACGGTCGCCCTGCACGCGGTGGCCAACGCCCAGCGAGGGGGCGGCATCGCCGCGTTCATCGACGCGGAGCACGCGCTGGACCCGGAGTACGCCAAGGCGCTCGGGGTGGACACCGACGCGCTGCTGGTGTCCCAGCCGGACACCGGTGAGCAGGCGCTGGAGATCGCGGACATGCTGATCCGCTCCGGCGCATTGGACATCCTGGTCATCGACTCGGTGGCCGCACTGGTGCCGCGCGCCGAGATCGAGGGCGAGATGGGTGACTCGCACGTGGGTCTGCAGGCCCGCCTGATGAGCCAGGCGCTGCGGAAGCTCACCGGTGCGCTGAGCAACTCCGGCACCACCGCGGTGTTCATCAACCAGCTGCGGGAAAAGGTCGGCGTGATGTTCGGCTCGCCGGAGACCACCACCGGTGGTAAGGCGCTGAAGTTCTACGCCTCGGTCCGGCTCGACGTGCGCCGCATCGAGACGCTGAAGGACGGTGGCGAGCCGGTCGGCAACCGCACCCGCGTCAAGGTGGTCAAGAACAAGGTCGCGCCGCCGTTCAAGCAGGCCGAGTTCGACATCCTCTACGGCAAGGGCGTCTCCCGCGAGGGCTCGCTCATCGACATGGGCGTGGACCAGGGCATGGTCCGCAAGTCGGGTGCCTGGTACACCTACGAGGGCGACCAGCTGGGGCAGGGCAAGGAGAACGCCCGCAAGTTCCTGCTGGACAACCCGGACATCGCCAACGAGATCGAAAAGAAGATCAAGGAGAAGCTCGGCATCGGCGCCCAGTTGGACGCCGAGGACGCCGTCGCCCCCGCCCCGGTCGACTTCTGA
- a CDS encoding VOC family protein — translation MPLRTTYAQGTPNWVDLQTSDQEAAKAFYGRLLGWEFNDEPVPGGSTYSMALKNGSEAAAIAPQTAEQRGRPPMWNTYFAVEDVDATAAKVEAGGGTLFTPVFDVLEFGRMVAGADPSGAAFCLWQAYSHIGASLVNEPGGVVWNELITSSPEQAVPFYQELLGLAVTETELDGEKYTMLQADGTDVAGVSQPPDVGLPNHWHVYFAVDDIAAAAAQTPSLGGAVLMAPFETPVGQMAMLADPQGAAFSIHQPGA, via the coding sequence ATGCCGCTGCGAACCACCTACGCCCAGGGCACCCCGAACTGGGTGGACCTGCAGACCTCCGACCAGGAGGCGGCGAAGGCGTTCTACGGGCGCCTGCTCGGCTGGGAGTTCAACGACGAGCCGGTGCCGGGTGGTTCGACCTACTCGATGGCGCTGAAGAACGGCTCGGAAGCAGCCGCGATCGCCCCGCAGACGGCGGAGCAGCGCGGGCGGCCGCCGATGTGGAACACGTACTTCGCGGTAGAAGACGTGGACGCCACCGCCGCCAAGGTCGAGGCCGGCGGCGGCACCCTGTTCACCCCGGTCTTCGACGTCCTGGAATTCGGCCGCATGGTCGCGGGCGCCGACCCGAGCGGTGCCGCTTTCTGCCTGTGGCAGGCGTATTCGCACATCGGGGCCAGCCTGGTCAACGAACCGGGTGGCGTGGTGTGGAACGAGCTGATCACCTCGAGCCCGGAACAGGCCGTGCCGTTCTACCAGGAACTTCTGGGCCTGGCCGTCACCGAAACCGAACTGGACGGCGAAAAGTACACCATGCTGCAGGCCGACGGCACGGATGTCGCGGGCGTGAGCCAGCCGCCGGACGTGGGCCTGCCGAACCACTGGCACGTCTACTTCGCCGTCGACGACATCGCCGCGGCCGCTGCCCAGACCCCGTCCCTGGGTGGCGCCGTACTCATGGCCCCGTTCGAGACGCCGGTGGGTCAGATGGCCATGCTCGCCGATCCGCAGGGCGCCGCCTTCAGCATCCACCAGCCCGGCGCCTGA